In one Bacteroides intestinalis DSM 17393 genomic region, the following are encoded:
- a CDS encoding IS110 family RNA-guided transposase, whose translation MNYSHFVGLDVGKKTFDASLMSADEKELSHKSFDNAPTGIQSLLDWIAGYHLSLSKLLFCAENMGSYVTELSVSSVSMGFSLALVCPLTIKKSIGLQRGKNDRIDAKRIANYAVLHYRKLELYKLPDKDLVRLRGWIIIRDNLVKQKVSSIKLLETFSRMAKLADVTESISFLEEQLKSIKERILEVEEDMEQLIAASTSLYTNYLLLRSIKGIGIINAIVLLCVTDNFQRFDNPRKFACYCGVAPFEHTSGISIRGKTQTSSLANKEVKVYLTRAAITAISWDPQMKAYYKRKIAEGKHKAAVINAVRAKIIARSFAVIRRQTPFVTLAV comes from the coding sequence ATGAATTATTCTCATTTTGTAGGTCTTGATGTAGGAAAAAAAACTTTCGATGCATCATTAATGTCCGCAGACGAAAAAGAGTTGTCTCACAAGTCTTTTGATAACGCTCCAACTGGGATCCAATCTTTATTGGATTGGATAGCTGGTTATCATCTCTCTTTATCCAAACTCTTGTTCTGTGCTGAAAACATGGGAAGTTATGTCACAGAGTTATCTGTTTCCAGTGTCTCCATGGGATTTTCCCTGGCTTTGGTTTGCCCGTTGACCATCAAGAAGTCCATAGGCTTGCAACGAGGCAAAAATGACCGCATTGACGCCAAAAGAATAGCGAACTATGCGGTATTACACTATCGAAAACTGGAGTTATACAAATTGCCTGACAAAGACTTGGTGAGACTGCGGGGATGGATTATTATACGTGACAATTTAGTCAAGCAAAAAGTATCAAGCATAAAGTTATTGGAAACATTCTCCCGGATGGCTAAGTTGGCTGATGTGACAGAATCTATTTCTTTTTTGGAAGAGCAGCTCAAGTCGATAAAAGAAAGAATCCTGGAGGTGGAAGAGGATATGGAGCAACTAATAGCCGCCAGTACATCGCTTTACACAAACTACTTGCTATTAAGAAGTATAAAAGGAATAGGAATTATCAATGCCATTGTATTACTGTGTGTTACTGACAATTTTCAAAGATTTGACAACCCGAGGAAATTTGCCTGCTATTGTGGGGTCGCCCCATTTGAACATACTTCAGGTATTTCCATACGGGGAAAAACGCAGACTTCTTCATTGGCTAACAAAGAAGTAAAAGTATACCTTACCCGGGCAGCTATTACTGCCATCTCTTGGGATCCGCAGATGAAAGCATACTATAAAAGGAAAATAGCAGAGGGGAAACATAAAGCAGCTGTAATCAATGCTGTAAGAGCCAAAATCATAGCAAGGTCTTTTGCTGTGATACGAAGGCAGACTCCATTTGTAACATTAGCCGTATAA
- a CDS encoding zinc metalloprotease translates to MKQALKLILSTLFGACIGFGAVMLCITFFTETTLSEFFGNMGNVQLSRLLLSCILSLVCLILAVFVQIILHEGGHLIFGLATGYRFVSFRVGSLTLIKEGGKFRFKRFSISGTGGQCLLSPPDKPYEQMPYFWYNAGGVLMNLLTGIIALILWISYPELPLPLHLFLLFSFICGFFLALMNGIPLKMSGITNDAYNLILMHRDLNTRKYLALQLAVNAEVQKGMRLKDMPDEWFPNDEVTDYKNIMQVAVKLLYISRYVDRKEFKTAQVLFSEIEQHKEEIVGLYVKEIECELLFLELIGERRQEEVERLYTDRTKRYIQRYKTMMSSKQRLLCALALYWENRPERAKEIYEKVVRKRDKYLLQGEVNSDLDIMETILREAQIQV, encoded by the coding sequence ATGAAACAAGCTCTCAAACTTATACTCTCCACCCTGTTCGGGGCATGCATCGGCTTCGGGGCAGTGATGCTTTGCATTACATTCTTTACGGAAACCACACTCAGTGAATTCTTTGGCAACATGGGGAATGTACAGCTAAGCAGATTATTGCTCTCCTGTATCCTGTCGTTGGTATGCCTCATACTTGCTGTCTTCGTACAAATCATCCTGCACGAAGGCGGACATCTGATTTTCGGGCTTGCTACCGGCTACCGGTTCGTCTCTTTCCGTGTGGGCAGCCTTACCCTGATAAAAGAAGGTGGAAAGTTCCGCTTCAAACGCTTCTCCATCTCCGGCACAGGCGGCCAATGCCTGCTTTCCCCACCGGATAAGCCTTACGAACAAATGCCTTACTTCTGGTACAATGCAGGCGGGGTACTGATGAATCTGTTGACGGGAATCATCGCACTTATTCTTTGGATTTCGTACCCTGAATTGCCGTTACCCCTGCATCTATTCCTCCTATTTTCCTTTATCTGCGGTTTCTTCCTGGCGCTGATGAACGGCATCCCATTGAAAATGTCGGGCATCACGAATGATGCCTACAACCTGATATTGATGCACCGCGACCTGAATACCCGGAAGTACCTGGCCCTTCAATTAGCCGTCAACGCTGAAGTTCAGAAAGGCATGAGACTGAAAGATATGCCGGACGAATGGTTCCCGAACGATGAAGTGACAGACTATAAGAATATCATGCAAGTTGCCGTAAAATTACTCTATATCTCGCGCTATGTCGACCGGAAAGAGTTCAAGACAGCGCAGGTCCTTTTCAGCGAGATAGAACAACACAAAGAAGAAATTGTAGGATTATACGTAAAAGAAATCGAATGCGAACTCTTGTTCCTCGAACTGATAGGCGAACGAAGACAAGAAGAAGTGGAGCGACTTTATACAGACAGGACAAAGAGATACATCCAGCGATACAAGACCATGATGTCCTCCAAACAACGCCTGCTGTGTGCACTTGCCTTGTATTGGGAGAACCGGCCGGAGCGTGCGAAGGAGATTTATGAGAAGGTAGTCCGTAAGCGGGACAAGTATCTGCTGCAAGGTGAAGTCAACTCTGATTTGGATATCATGGAGACGATACTTCGGGAAGCACAAATACAGGTTTAA
- a CDS encoding AAA family ATPase: MPIIRNPFIINGYISPAYFCDRKAESEILIRQMTNGNNIALISTRRMGKTGLIRHCFQSKEIQKAYYTFFIDIYATKSLREFVFALSKEIIESLKSSGKKAIQTFWETMKSLQASLTFDFNGNPSFNLGLGDIQSPDATLDEIFHYLEQANKPCIVAIDEFQQITNYAEDNVEAILRTYVQHCNNAHFIFAGSQRHIMGNIFLTASRPFYQSVSMMHLESIPLEEYIKFAQKHFKEANKTISKEAIEHIYKYFDGITWYMQKVLHTLYDMTPVNQVADISMVEEAICQIIGSFQYTYSETLFRMPEKQKELLIAITKEGKASAITSGAFIKKYRLPSSSSVQSALKGLLEKDFVTQEAGAYQIYDRFFGLWLQRNY; encoded by the coding sequence ATGCCAATCATCCGAAACCCTTTCATTATAAACGGATACATATCCCCCGCCTATTTCTGTGACAGGAAAGCGGAGAGCGAGATACTTATCCGCCAAATGACCAATGGTAATAATATCGCGTTAATCTCAACGCGAAGAATGGGTAAGACAGGATTGATACGTCATTGCTTCCAGAGTAAAGAAATTCAAAAGGCATATTACACATTCTTTATTGACATATATGCAACTAAATCTCTGCGTGAGTTTGTGTTTGCCCTTAGTAAAGAAATTATTGAGTCATTAAAATCCTCGGGCAAGAAAGCGATACAGACTTTCTGGGAAACGATGAAGTCGCTGCAAGCCAGTCTGACATTCGACTTTAATGGTAACCCTTCATTCAATTTAGGCTTGGGAGACATCCAGTCTCCGGATGCTACATTGGATGAAATATTTCATTATCTGGAACAGGCCAACAAGCCCTGTATCGTAGCCATTGACGAATTCCAGCAAATTACCAATTATGCAGAAGACAATGTAGAAGCTATCCTGCGTACTTATGTGCAACATTGCAACAATGCCCATTTCATCTTTGCCGGAAGCCAGAGGCACATTATGGGTAATATATTCCTGACAGCATCACGTCCCTTTTATCAGAGCGTATCGATGATGCATCTGGAAAGCATCCCTTTAGAAGAATACATCAAATTTGCTCAGAAACATTTCAAAGAAGCAAATAAGACTATATCCAAAGAAGCCATCGAACACATATACAAATATTTCGATGGTATAACCTGGTACATGCAGAAAGTACTGCATACCCTGTATGACATGACACCTGTCAATCAGGTTGCCGATATTTCGATGGTAGAGGAAGCCATCTGTCAAATCATAGGCTCGTTTCAATATACCTACTCCGAGACCCTTTTCCGGATGCCCGAGAAACAAAAAGAACTGCTCATTGCTATTACCAAAGAAGGGAAAGCAAGTGCCATTACCTCCGGTGCATTCATCAAGAAATATAGATTGCCATCTTCCAGCTCTGTACAATCGGCATTAAAAGGACTGTTGGAAAAGGATTTTGTCACACAAGAGGCGGGAGCTTATCAGATTTACGACCGTTTCTTCGGATTATGGCTTCAAAGAAACTACTAA
- a CDS encoding M15 family metallopeptidase, producing MKHLFYLLITFWFIPLAAQQSQTARHMENLGFVNIAEADSTIAIDLMYTRADNFTGRVLYEDLHEAYLHPDALKGLLRAQQELKKRHPRYRLIVYDAARPMSVQQKMWNVVKGTSKYIYVSNPARGGGLHNYGLAVDISILDEAGVPLPMGTKVDHLGPEAHITNEAALVQSGKMTKQEQENRQLLRTIMRAAGFRTLSSEWWHFNWCSRQEAKQKYRVIP from the coding sequence ATGAAACATCTATTTTATCTTTTAATAACCTTCTGGTTCATCCCCCTCGCAGCACAACAAAGCCAGACTGCCCGCCACATGGAAAATCTCGGTTTCGTAAACATTGCCGAAGCGGACAGCACCATTGCCATCGACCTGATGTATACACGTGCCGATAACTTCACCGGACGGGTGTTATACGAAGATTTGCACGAGGCCTATCTGCACCCCGACGCCCTGAAAGGACTGCTACGGGCACAGCAGGAATTAAAGAAGCGGCATCCCCGCTACCGCCTGATTGTTTACGACGCCGCCCGCCCCATGAGCGTACAGCAAAAGATGTGGAACGTGGTGAAAGGCACTTCCAAATATATCTACGTCTCCAACCCGGCACGTGGCGGCGGACTGCATAACTACGGTCTGGCAGTAGACATCAGCATACTGGATGAAGCGGGAGTCCCTCTGCCGATGGGCACGAAAGTAGACCATCTGGGTCCCGAAGCCCATATCACGAACGAAGCCGCCCTGGTGCAAAGCGGAAAAATGACGAAACAGGAACAAGAGAACCGCCAACTGTTGCGCACCATTATGCGTGCCGCAGGTTTCCGCACTCTGTCCAGTGAATGGTGGCACTTCAACTGGTGCAGCCGCCAGGAAGCCAAACAAAAATACAGGGTTATACCGTAA
- a CDS encoding THUMP-like domain-containing protein, with the protein MKLNDETLRFIHEHCKDDVRNLALQAPKYPGVDMPVALTQIAGRQAAAEKIPSWYAEEGILYPRHLSLEQCSSEATARYKASIIPEFSSGTLADLTGGFGIDCAFLSPKFHHVTYVERQEVLCEIASHNFPLLALNHIRIENKDAIRHLQEMSSADWIFIDPARRDGHGGKTVAIADCEPNVAELESLLLEKAQHVMVKLSPMLDLSLAIQDLKYVQEAHIVSVNNECKELLLILGHNTVAAENIPIHCINLQMKDGRNTEPTGQFFTFTREQEQSSSNEYTDTLDKYLYEPNASILKAGAFRNVACIYKVKKLHPNSHLYTSGEPIKNFPGRSFRITGICTLNKKELKSVLGDLKKANITVRNFPSSVAELRKRIKLSEGGEVYLFATTLINEQKVLIRCEKI; encoded by the coding sequence ATGAAACTGAATGACGAAACCCTTCGTTTTATACACGAACACTGCAAGGATGATGTACGCAACCTGGCTCTGCAAGCGCCGAAATATCCCGGTGTGGATATGCCTGTCGCACTGACACAGATAGCAGGCAGACAGGCGGCGGCAGAGAAAATACCATCCTGGTATGCAGAAGAAGGCATTCTATATCCCCGCCACTTGTCCTTAGAGCAATGTTCCTCGGAAGCTACGGCACGATACAAAGCATCTATCATTCCGGAGTTTTCCTCCGGCACACTGGCCGACTTAACCGGAGGGTTCGGCATAGACTGTGCTTTTCTTTCTCCGAAATTCCATCATGTCACCTATGTGGAACGGCAGGAGGTTCTTTGCGAAATTGCTTCGCATAACTTTCCGCTACTGGCTCTGAACCATATCCGGATAGAAAACAAAGACGCCATCCGGCATCTGCAAGAAATGTCTTCCGCCGACTGGATATTCATTGACCCCGCCCGTCGAGACGGACATGGCGGTAAGACCGTCGCCATTGCCGACTGTGAACCGAATGTAGCCGAACTGGAATCCCTGCTGCTCGAAAAGGCGCAGCACGTAATGGTGAAACTCTCCCCCATGCTCGACTTGTCTTTGGCTATTCAGGATTTAAAGTACGTACAGGAAGCACATATTGTTTCTGTAAACAATGAATGCAAAGAACTCTTACTCATCTTAGGACACAATACTGTTGCCGCAGAGAATATTCCCATCCATTGCATCAATCTGCAAATGAAGGATGGGAGAAATACAGAGCCAACCGGACAGTTCTTCACTTTCACCCGCGAACAGGAACAATCAAGCTCCAATGAATATACCGATACTTTAGATAAATATCTATATGAGCCCAATGCGTCCATCCTCAAAGCAGGGGCTTTCCGCAATGTAGCCTGTATATATAAGGTGAAGAAACTGCATCCCAACAGTCACCTCTATACTTCCGGTGAACCGATAAAGAACTTCCCCGGAAGAAGCTTCCGGATAACGGGTATATGTACATTGAATAAGAAAGAACTAAAAAGCGTATTAGGAGATCTGAAGAAAGCCAATATCACGGTTCGTAACTTTCCAAGTTCAGTAGCGGAACTCCGTAAACGTATCAAATTGAGCGAAGGCGGAGAAGTTTATCTGTTCGCTACGACCTTGATCAATGAACAGAAAGTTCTGATCCGTTGCGAGAAAATATAA
- a CDS encoding beta-mannosidase: MKKPNLNLKRASLLTSSLLCSALLIAVPLRKELNEGWKFKQARLSNWYPATVPGVVHTDLMDNKIIEDPFFRLNERGMQWIDKEDWIYQTTFQLTPEMMGRENIDLIFKGLDTYADVYLNEKKILEANNMFREWKTSIKPDLKPGENVLKIYFHSPIKVDIPKWDALPYQYEAGNDQSENGGVFNKKVSVFARKAGYHYGWDWGPRLVTSGIWRPVYVEAWDNARINDVFIRQPEVSKSRASLIGEVEILADKEIDQANVTITEAASGRVLAGQTVSLQKGINKISLPFSIKSPKLWWSNGLGEPHLYSFRTDLTVNNQTSDAWTEEVGLRSLKIINRPDKDGKTFYVELNGIPVFAKGANYIPQDNFLPRVTPEQYEKTILDAANANMNMLRIWGGGTYESDLFYQLCDRYGILVWQDFMFACSLYPAEGELLENIRQEAIDNVKRLRNHACIALWCGNNECNDAWFNWGWQKRYKAQNPEYEQKIWKQFNDQYNVTLPQVVEEYAPESFYWPSSPFARYDGGSDDRNGDRHYWEVWHGKKPIEMYNKERSRFFSEYGFQSFPEFESVKRYAPRQEDWDIYSEVMMSHQRGGMHANELIETYLLNEYRKPRNFEAFLYMNHVLQGDAIKTAIEAHRRDMPYCMGTLFWQHNDCWPVASWASRDYYGRWKAQHYFARKAYRDILVSPIADEDGQLKVQIVSDRHKVCNGRLEVKVMKLTGEVLNSYNRNVKVDANSSKALFSVPLDEALKGARKEDVFIHAVLLTDKGNSNYTNNYFLVKQKEVNYPKAQLATSVQPIEGGFEVTLSSDNFARAVFIATGDVNSSFSDNYFDILPGSSVKVEVYTDLPLATFEKQLKVVSLSDEY, translated from the coding sequence ATGAAAAAGCCGAATTTAAACCTGAAGCGAGCGTCTTTGCTGACCTCATCACTCCTGTGCAGCGCCCTCCTGATAGCCGTCCCCCTGCGCAAAGAACTGAATGAAGGATGGAAGTTCAAGCAAGCCAGACTAAGCAACTGGTATCCCGCCACCGTGCCCGGAGTGGTGCACACCGACCTGATGGACAACAAAATCATCGAAGACCCTTTCTTCCGCCTCAACGAGCGAGGCATGCAATGGATTGACAAAGAAGACTGGATATACCAGACCACCTTCCAACTCACCCCCGAAATGATGGGAAGGGAGAACATCGACCTCATCTTCAAAGGACTGGATACGTATGCCGACGTATACCTGAACGAGAAGAAGATACTGGAAGCCAACAACATGTTCCGCGAATGGAAAACCAGCATCAAGCCCGACCTGAAACCCGGTGAGAACGTACTGAAAATCTATTTCCACTCCCCCATCAAAGTGGATATTCCCAAGTGGGACGCCCTGCCTTACCAGTATGAAGCCGGCAACGACCAGTCCGAGAACGGCGGAGTATTCAATAAGAAAGTCAGCGTATTCGCCCGCAAAGCTGGTTACCACTACGGATGGGACTGGGGCCCCCGCCTCGTCACCTCCGGCATCTGGCGGCCTGTATATGTGGAAGCCTGGGATAATGCCCGAATCAACGATGTCTTCATCCGCCAGCCGGAAGTCAGCAAAAGCCGTGCATCCCTCATCGGAGAAGTGGAGATACTGGCAGACAAGGAGATAGACCAGGCAAACGTCACCATCACCGAAGCCGCTTCCGGCAGAGTACTGGCGGGGCAAACCGTTTCCCTGCAGAAAGGCATCAACAAGATTTCCCTACCCTTCTCCATCAAGAGCCCGAAACTATGGTGGAGCAACGGACTGGGCGAACCACATCTGTACAGTTTCCGCACAGACCTCACCGTCAATAATCAGACATCCGATGCCTGGACAGAAGAAGTGGGCCTGCGCTCACTCAAAATCATCAACCGCCCGGACAAAGATGGAAAAACCTTCTACGTAGAACTGAACGGCATCCCCGTATTTGCCAAAGGTGCCAACTATATCCCGCAGGATAACTTCCTGCCGCGCGTCACACCAGAGCAATACGAAAAGACCATCCTCGACGCCGCCAACGCCAACATGAACATGCTCCGCATCTGGGGCGGCGGCACCTACGAAAGCGACCTTTTCTACCAACTTTGCGACCGCTACGGCATCCTCGTCTGGCAGGACTTCATGTTTGCGTGCAGCCTCTATCCCGCCGAAGGGGAGCTTCTGGAAAACATCCGTCAAGAAGCCATCGACAACGTGAAGCGGCTCCGCAACCATGCCTGCATCGCCCTTTGGTGCGGCAACAACGAATGTAACGATGCCTGGTTCAACTGGGGCTGGCAGAAGCGGTATAAAGCGCAGAACCCCGAATACGAACAGAAAATCTGGAAACAGTTCAACGACCAGTACAACGTCACACTCCCTCAGGTGGTAGAAGAGTATGCTCCCGAAAGCTTCTATTGGCCTTCTTCCCCCTTCGCCCGCTATGATGGCGGCAGCGACGACCGCAACGGCGACCGCCACTACTGGGAAGTATGGCACGGCAAGAAGCCGATTGAAATGTATAATAAGGAGAGAAGCCGTTTCTTTAGCGAATACGGTTTCCAGTCCTTCCCCGAATTTGAATCGGTGAAACGCTATGCACCGCGTCAAGAGGATTGGGACATCTATTCGGAAGTCATGATGTCGCATCAGCGGGGAGGTATGCATGCCAACGAGTTGATTGAAACCTATCTGCTGAACGAATACCGCAAGCCCAGAAACTTCGAAGCATTTCTTTATATGAACCATGTGTTGCAAGGCGACGCCATCAAAACCGCCATCGAAGCGCACCGCCGGGATATGCCTTACTGTATGGGAACGCTCTTCTGGCAGCATAACGATTGCTGGCCCGTGGCTTCCTGGGCAAGCCGCGACTATTACGGTCGCTGGAAAGCGCAGCATTACTTCGCCCGCAAAGCCTACCGGGACATCCTTGTATCTCCCATAGCCGACGAAGACGGGCAGTTGAAGGTTCAGATTGTTTCCGACCGCCACAAGGTTTGCAACGGTAGGCTTGAGGTAAAAGTCATGAAGCTGACGGGGGAAGTTCTCAACAGCTACAACCGGAATGTGAAAGTAGATGCCAATAGCAGCAAGGCGCTTTTCTCCGTCCCACTGGATGAAGCCCTGAAAGGAGCACGCAAAGAAGACGTCTTCATCCATGCCGTCCTCTTGACGGATAAAGGGAATAGCAACTATACCAACAACTACTTCCTGGTGAAGCAAAAAGAGGTGAACTATCCCAAGGCCCAACTTGCAACCAGTGTACAGCCCATTGAAGGAGGTTTTGAGGTAACACTTAGCAGTGATAACTTCGCCCGTGCCGTCTTCATTGCTACCGGAGACGTAAACAGCTCGTTCAGCGACAACTATTTCGATATACTTCCCGGAAGTTCAGTTAAGGTGGAAGTCTACACAGACTTACCGCTGGCGACATTTGAAAAACAATTGAAGGTGGTATCTCTGAGCGATGAATACTAA
- a CDS encoding catalase → MEEKKLTAANGRPIADNQNTQTAGQRGPVMMQDPWFLEKLAHFDREVIPERRMHAKGSGAYGTFTVTHDITKYTRAAIFSEVGKQTECFVRFSTVAGERGAADAERDIRGFAMKFYTEEGNWDLVGNNTPVFFLRDPLKFPDLNHAVKRDPRTNMRSPNNNWDFWTLLPESLHQVTITMSPRGIPYSYRHMHGFGSHTYSFINADNKRIWVKFHLRTLQGIKNLTDQEAEAIIAKDRESHQRDLYESIEKGDFPKWKFQIQLMTEEEADHYRINPFDLTKVWPHKDFPLQDVGILELNRNPENYFAEVEQAAFNPQNIVEGIGFSPDKMLQGRLFSYGDAQRYRLGVNSEQIPVNKPRCPFHAYHRDGAMRVDGNYGSAKSYEPNSYGEWQDSPEKKEPPLKVHGDVYNYNEREYDDDYYSQPGDLFRLMPADEQQLLFENTARAMGDAELFIKQRHVRNCYKADPAYGTGVAKALGIDLDAALKETR, encoded by the coding sequence ATGGAAGAGAAAAAACTAACCGCTGCTAATGGTCGACCAATCGCCGACAATCAGAACACCCAGACAGCCGGACAACGTGGTCCGGTCATGATGCAAGACCCCTGGTTTCTTGAGAAACTCGCCCACTTTGACCGTGAAGTGATTCCCGAAAGACGTATGCATGCCAAAGGCTCCGGTGCATACGGCACGTTTACCGTGACACATGACATTACGAAGTACACCCGTGCCGCCATCTTCAGCGAAGTAGGCAAGCAGACGGAGTGCTTTGTCCGTTTCTCTACCGTGGCCGGTGAGCGCGGGGCTGCCGATGCCGAGCGTGACATCCGTGGTTTTGCAATGAAGTTCTATACCGAAGAAGGCAACTGGGACCTGGTAGGAAATAATACCCCCGTATTCTTCCTGCGTGACCCGTTGAAATTTCCCGACTTGAACCACGCCGTCAAGCGCGACCCGCGCACCAATATGCGCAGTCCGAACAATAACTGGGACTTCTGGACCCTTCTGCCCGAATCTCTCCATCAAGTGACCATCACCATGAGCCCCCGTGGCATTCCTTATTCCTATCGCCACATGCACGGTTTCGGTAGTCATACCTATAGCTTCATCAATGCCGATAACAAACGCATCTGGGTGAAGTTCCACCTGCGCACCCTGCAAGGCATTAAAAACCTGACCGACCAGGAAGCCGAAGCCATCATTGCCAAAGACCGCGAATCACATCAGCGGGATTTGTACGAGAGCATTGAGAAAGGCGATTTCCCGAAGTGGAAGTTCCAGATTCAATTAATGACCGAGGAAGAAGCGGATCATTACCGCATCAATCCATTCGACCTGACGAAGGTTTGGCCGCATAAAGATTTTCCATTGCAGGATGTAGGTATCCTGGAACTGAACCGTAATCCCGAAAACTACTTCGCTGAAGTGGAACAAGCTGCCTTCAACCCCCAGAATATTGTAGAAGGTATCGGCTTCTCTCCCGACAAGATGCTGCAAGGCCGCCTCTTCTCTTATGGCGATGCCCAACGTTATCGCTTGGGTGTAAACTCAGAACAAATTCCGGTGAACAAGCCCCGTTGTCCGTTCCATGCCTACCATCGCGACGGTGCCATGCGCGTAGATGGTAACTATGGTTCAGCCAAAAGTTATGAACCGAACAGTTATGGCGAATGGCAGGATTCTCCCGAGAAGAAAGAACCGCCTTTGAAGGTTCATGGCGACGTCTATAACTACAACGAGCGTGAATATGATGATGATTACTACAGCCAGCCGGGCGATTTGTTCCGACTGATGCCTGCGGACGAGCAACAACTGTTGTTTGAAAACACTGCCCGCGCCATGGGGGATGCCGAACTCTTCATCAAGCAGCGCCACGTTCGCAACTGCTACAAGGCAGACCCGGCCTATGGCACAGGTGTAGCCAAAGCTTTGGGTATCGATTTGGATGCAGCTTTGAAAGAGACGCGATAG